TCTGAAGCAGCACCTCAACACCATCACCCCGGGACAACAAACTCAATTCAAAATTGTGAAACGCTACTTTTCCCAATGGTTTCCGGCTATTTCCTAACGTGAATCCTTTCATCAGTCTCTCCCCCTCTTATTTATGATATTCAACAGTGAATAAAACGAGCCCATAGTGAACTCGTTTTATTCTTCTCTTATTCAGTTTAACAATCTAATAGTAGCCAACCACCCGAATCGGATCGATCCACACCCAGCGGTCTGCAAAGCGCACATGTTTCCAACTGCATTCAGCAATGACCCCTTTTTCAGCTGCCTTCTCAATTGTTTCTTGTGACATCTTAAGTGTATCGTCATACACTTTGGTGATGACCACATCCAAATCCTTTTGATATTTTTGAGATATTCCATTCATCTTATTAGATCGTTTGTTTAGTTTTTCATATAACTTATCCAATTTCTTGTCTACTTTTTCCTTCTCTTTATCATTGCTGGAATTCATTTTCTCAAAGGATAGTGCCTCTATCTCCTCTTGGATCAACGTGATCTCGTTCTCTATTTCTGCCTGTTTTTCAGCGATTCTATTTTCTATATCCGAAAGATTCTTTTTGAGTTTTTCATGTTTCTTTTCATCATGTTCTGCTTTCATTTCTTCCAGTTTCTTTTCCTTTTCCTCTTTTAGTTTGACGACTTCTTTCCCTTCTTCCACTTCACGAACGTCAGATAAGAAAGATTCATTTAATTTATCTGCTTCTTCTACCGCTTTTCTCACTTTTTCATCAATATCCTGATTGGTTTTCGCAATGGATTCAAGCACCTTTTCGTAATCGTTCTGGCTGGATGCTGCCATTACACTGTTTCCGAAACTAAAATATACCAACACCATTAACATGACCATAACTGCTTTTTTCATATGTATTCCCTCCCACCATTTTCTTGTGCAGATCCTTCGCATTCTAATCTATAAGATTAGTATAAAAGTCCTGCACGCGAATAACAACAATTTATTTCTGAATAATCTGTCTAGTTTTGTCGTATTGGTGTTAATCCCCTCCCTTTTTTGTATGTTTTGAAAGATTTTTGTCAAAAATGCGCAACATGACTCTTTCACATTACCCCAAAAGACCTATTAACTAACCCGTCTTTTTAACTATTTTCAACAAGGGTAAATCTCTCCTTCACGAAAAAAGCGGGATCCCCGCCAAATGAGCAGGCATCCCGACATCCTTTAAGAAACATAATCGATGGTCGCTCCACCAATCTCTGCTTCCCTTCCAAACAGCCGTGAGTACACACCGGTCTGGTTCTGTAACAACTCTCCATGTTTTCCTTGCTCTGCAATCCGTCCATCCTCCAGGACGACGATTTGATCGGCAGACAGGACCGTGGATAAACGGTGGGAAACGATGATGATCGTTTGATTCTTCCCGGCCCTCAGTACGGCTTCGTTGATCTTCGTTTCCGTGATGGGATCAAGGGCAGAGCTTGCTTCATCCAGAATTAGAATGGGAGCATCTTTTAAAAGGGCCCTTGCAAGGGACAGACGCTGCTTCTGTCCGCCGGAAAGCAGGCTTCCCCTTTCACCGACCGAAGTATTGAGCCCTTCAGGCAGCGTCTCGATCAGATCCCCGAGCCCGCTGTCTTCGAGTGCCTTTAAGAGCTCCTCATCCGTTGCATCCCTTTTTCCGATCCGCAGATTATCAGCGAGTGTACCACTTCTCAGCATGACATCCTGGGTGACAATGGCCATCTGCGACCGCAGCCACGCTGTATCCCACTCCCGGATATCCCTGCCATCCACTTCGATCCGTCCGACCCCCGTATCATAGAGCTTGAACAAGAGATCGACAATCGTGGATTTACCCGAGCCGCTCGGTCCGACCAATGCCCATTTTTCCCCGGCACCGATGGAAAAAGACACACCTTTTAATACATTTTCATCTTTGCCGGGATAAGAGAATGCCACGTCCTGAAGACGGATGCTGCCGATTGCCCGTTCACCGGCGATGCCTTCAGACACCTCCGCTTCCGAAACTTCCTCGCCAAGCAAAACTTCCGACCGATCCAACGCCGGACCTGTCCGTCTGACAGAAAGCCAGTTTCTGAGAAGTCTTTGCATCTCATTCGCCGCAATGGTCACGAGTCCTCCGGCTGTCAGCATCTGACCACTTGTCAGGCCTTGATTCCAGATTAAGAGCGTACTGATCAAATATACCAGTCCCAGGGCAAATCCGTTATAACTTGCGATGACGACAACGGATTGCATCCTCGCTTTCAGTTCTTTCACCGAGTGCTGGACGAAGCTGTCACGGATGGAGATGACGCTGTCCACTTCACTGTCCGACACCCCCATGACCCGGGACAAATGGATTCCCGTCACTGATTCTCTTAATCTTTCAAGATATCTCGACGCTTCTTTCCTGGCATCCGCTGAGGCCAATCGGGTTCTTGCCCCTACTATATTAGAAGTCCAATAGAAGATTACGCCAAGGACGACGCTTGTGATCATCAGATAAGGATGAATCCAGAGGAGCACCAGACTGT
The DNA window shown above is from Rossellomorea vietnamensis and carries:
- a CDS encoding ABC transporter ATP-binding protein gives rise to the protein MSAKKNRDGRRVLSFLRPYKKWVIADSIVIAISQVFSALIPTLALSWLVDTIIPNEHYNWLWGLMWLLILSAVLDLVMMVIDEYFCHQTAKTVTNWQKLRLFRHLQIVPYSFYHHNSTGEMLARVSDDPDTLHNFLAWEGSTFMASVQGVFIYSLVLLWIHPYLMITSVVLGVIFYWTSNIVGARTRLASADARKEASRYLERLRESVTGIHLSRVMGVSDSEVDSVISIRDSFVQHSVKELKARMQSVVVIASYNGFALGLVYLISTLLIWNQGLTSGQMLTAGGLVTIAANEMQRLLRNWLSVRRTGPALDRSEVLLGEEVSEAEVSEGIAGERAIGSIRLQDVAFSYPGKDENVLKGVSFSIGAGEKWALVGPSGSGKSTIVDLLFKLYDTGVGRIEVDGRDIREWDTAWLRSQMAIVTQDVMLRSGTLADNLRIGKRDATDEELLKALEDSGLGDLIETLPEGLNTSVGERGSLLSGGQKQRLSLARALLKDAPILILDEASSALDPITETKINEAVLRAGKNQTIIIVSHRLSTVLSADQIVVLEDGRIAEQGKHGELLQNQTGVYSRLFGREAEIGGATIDYVS